In Macaca nemestrina isolate mMacNem1 chromosome 11, mMacNem.hap1, whole genome shotgun sequence, a single window of DNA contains:
- the LOC139357226 gene encoding RING finger protein 228 codes for MAAPASDSGGSQQSPSSSPGSRQGAGVAAEGAPDCGDAGARDAAETVSGLAPLEDYECKICYNYFDADRRAPKLLACLHTFCQECLSQLQLRAAAAAAAAAAPERPPRPPPWLCPPGAIACPVCRHRTPLPDSRVHGLPNNTKLAEAFPLALRAAHDPLPQDRLPPLPARQPAPAAAPPPTPAPPPPPSPAPPQPPPPAEDAAPGPRARPGLRAPGSYDSCQNCKRAALTAGCVCVVFSFLSMVVLLFTGLIFVNHYGGGGPPGGGAPPGEAPAAGSPSPSPVGPICLSVASILALFSVVVTWVICWLKYRPEGAAAGSTGGSGGGGPRARAAAGGARRSDT; via the coding sequence ATGGCAGCGCCGGCGAGCGACAGCGGCGGCAGCCAGCAGAGCCCGAGCAGCAGCCCCGGGAGCCGGCAGGGAGCTGGGGTCGCCGCGGAGGGAGCCCCGGACTGCGGAGACGCAGGAGCCCGGGACGCAGCAGAGACGGTCTCCGGCCTCGCTCCGCTCGAGGACTACGAGTGCAAAATCTGCTACAACTACTTCGATGCGGACCGGCGCGCGCCCAAGCTGCTGGCGTGCTTGCACACCTTCTGCCAGGAGTGCCTGAGCCAGCTGCAGctccgcgccgccgccgccgctgccgctgccgccgCGCCTGAGCGCCCGCCGCGCCCGCcgccctggctctgccctcccGGCGCCATCGCGTGCCCGGTGTGCCGCCACCGCACGCCGCTGCCCGACAGCCGCGTGCACGGCCTGCCCAACAACACCAAGCTCGCCGAGGCCTTCCCGCTGGCTTTGCGCGCCGCGCACGACCCGCTGCCCCAGGACCGCCTCCCGCCGCTGCCCGCGCGCCAGCCCGCGCCCGCTGCTGCCCCTCCGCCTACCCCGGCACCGCCACCGCCGCCCTCCCCGGCCccgccgcagccgccgccgcctGCCGAGGACGCGGCCCCCGGGCCTcgcgcccgccccggcctccgcGCCCCGGGGTCCTACGACAGCTGCCAGAACTGCAAGCGCGCGGCGCTCACCGCCGGCTGCGTGTGCGTggtcttctccttcctctccatgGTGGTGCTGCTCTTCACCGGCCTCATCTTCGTCAACCACTACGGCGGCGGGGGACCCCCCGGAGGAGGGGCGCCCCCTGGCGAGGCACCTGCCGCTGGGTCGCCCTCACCCTCGCCCGTGGGGCCCATCTGCCTGTCGGTGGCCAGCATCCTGGCACTCTTCTCAGTCGTTGTCACCTGGGTCATCTGCTGGCTCAAGTATCGGCCCGAGGGTGCGGCCGCGGGCTCGACGGggggcagcggcggcggcggcccgaGGGCACGGGCGGCGGCGGGCGGCGCGCGGAGGAGCGACACATAG